A genomic region of Zalophus californianus isolate mZalCal1 chromosome 1, mZalCal1.pri.v2, whole genome shotgun sequence contains the following coding sequences:
- the LOC113916765 gene encoding histone H3.3A-like, with protein sequence MARTKQTAHKWTSGKAPRKQLATKAAHRSAPSTGGVKKPHRYRPGTVALREIRRYQKSTELLIRKLPFQRLVREIAQDFKTDLRFQNAAIGALQEASEAYLVGLFEDTNLCAIHAKCVTIMSKDIQLGHRIHGERA encoded by the coding sequence ATGGCTCGTACAAAGCAGACTGCCCACAAATGGACCAGTGGTAAAGCACCAAGGAAGCAACTGGCTACAAAAGCTGCTCACAGGAGTGCACCCTCTACTGGAGGGGTGAAGAAACCTCATCGTTACAGGCCTGGTACTGTGGCCCTCCGTGAAATTAGACGTTATCAGAAGTCCACCGAGCTTCTGATCCGCAAACTTCCTTTCCAGCGTCTGGTACGAGAAATTGCTCAGGACTTCAAAACAGATCTGCGCTTCCAGAATGCAGCTATTGGTGCTTTGCAGGAAGCAAGCGAGGCCTATCTGGTGGGCCTCTTTGAAGACACCAACCTGTGTGCTATCCATGCCAAATGTGTCACAATTATGTCAAAAGACATCCAGCTAGGGCACCGCATACATGGAGAACGTGCTTAA